In Struthio camelus isolate bStrCam1 chromosome 4, bStrCam1.hap1, whole genome shotgun sequence, a genomic segment contains:
- the CRACD gene encoding capping protein-inhibiting regulator of actin dynamics isoform X3, translated as MGTRAFSHDSIFIPDGRTESEQAIQAMSQENILGKVKTLQQQLAKNIKFGQPPQMTVSMRTMEEANASVEDDVLLSSPMEIETQQDAALSDSGNKSVDTADWLRTMNLPGMGHEVEEKVAPVKSSRPKRQFSCSGTIETINLDAVPQAVARLDNSAAKHKLSVKPKKQRMSRKHRRLTKGSQSLTVTEFEPEDLETLLYADRYPGYITADKLIQSKDEQKELQLAEEKRNEDHWGIFEAERIRQIVEMEEQREMEEQRCQELEQMQKEQERRHCEEESRQHLFERETSLQIEEQTCREEERRLLEAEKRRELEEQRHQELEQQRHKDLEEQQRRELKEEKRRELEEQQRQELEEQKRQEQEQQRRKELEEQQKQELEEQKRLELEELRQHENEKQRQEDEPNCMEDQKELEEKNRQEKQRQELQKELQEAEVKLKDEKEAESLKQRKKQEEERQHLKEEEGEKTEEEQPQQVLEKQQKREEQRKHKLTKQMHMESEDSVPQDGLEKQDEQNKQEWNKLEEQKIDTEGQNLQEKQQQEKSLEQKEDKDQLCSGGTDKYSVEEKLQEDSRPLKIKHPEKGNKTAEEMLAQKLKREVEAQEQKRIGEELRWQEVDERQTASRPFTFQVSSGEKQIIFQKVNLSPVMPIKGAGLSSSSIKDYRMHTSSKGSHTLSTSVCVPHTAILVTGAQLCGTAVNLNQIKDTACKSLLGLTEERKNVDMPSPEKAQKRTPDPRPSSSKMRYAQETLNNQAILAEWASIRSRILKNAENSKYNERDRVSVCRHSDDWTPRGRGAPHGNLRKTLSANAKFSITPAWQKFSEAPKNNSDTETVSAAKGKETVTVGRNVGSSTDSNEEVAATLKDNLTEMAKEKMETHSEMTDNTEGCKFAKDLPSFLVPSFPRSPGKELPQSEFPGALENQQNNSTRKTDKSAPNGEENVSPFGIKLRRTNYSLRFHYDQQVEQRKKKRYSAGDSFDGVPDPLVTTESEKETTVFASQESTSAGMGRANVPGNLKDLKDSPTPVLEISQPAAAPLVLPATSQSAFPTHEKPASKSLVTQKPALAPKPTSQTPPSSPLSKMNRSNLAEVAPLGQKLVKAESEGSWKREDKVNAVSPAVLNEYKNEEEETREKKSFFPSISIPWREKNDKKPEPLKKEKPVLQSRHSLDGSKLMEKVETSQPLWITLALQKQKGFREQQATREERRQAREAKQAEKLAKENAALSSQSDNKSSSSKASTLQKSTPQEGEKKTETAVSRLERREQLKKSNTLPTSVTVEISDSVPSTPLAKEVAKRFSTPDANPVSTEPAWLALAKRKAKAWSDCPQIIK; from the exons TCAGTTGACACTGCAGATTGGTTGAGGACTATGAATTTGCCTGGAATGGGACATGAAGTAGAAGAAAAG GTTGCTCCAGTCAAATCATCTCGGCCAAAAAGACAATTTTCCTGTTCTGGCACAATTGAAACGATCAATTTGGATGCAGTTCCCCAGGCTGTTGCTCGTCTAGACAACAGTGCAGCTAAACACAAGCTATCAGTAAAGCCAAAAAAGCAGAGGATGTCAAGAAAGCACAGGAGGTTAACAAAG GGATCACAAAGTTTAACAGTAACAGAATTTGAGCCAGAGGATCTAGAAACTCTGCTATATGCAGACAGATACCCAGGTTACATCACCGCAGACAAGCTAATCCAGAGCAAAGATGAGCAGAAGGAGCTTCAGttggcagaagagaaaagaaatgaggaTCACTGGGGTATCTTTGAGGCCGAACGGATAAGGCAGATTGTAGAAATGGAAGAacaaagagaaatggaagaacaAAGGTGCCAAGAACTTGAGCAGAtgcaaaaagagcaggaaagaaggcattgTGAAGAAGAGAGCAGGCAGCATCTCTTCGAAAGAGAGACATCTTTGCAAATAGAAGAGCAAACATGccgggaagaggagagaagactgCTGGAGGCAGAAAAGAGGCgagagctggaggagcagaggcACCAGGAACTGGAGCAGCAGAGGCACAAAGACTTGGAGGAGCAACAGAGACGAGAGCTGAAGGAGGAAAAGCGCCGGGAACTGGAGGAGCAACAGAGGCAAGAACTGGAGGAGCAGAAGCGCCAGGAACAGGAGCAACAGAGGCGCAAGGAGCTGGAAGAGCAACAGAAGCAAGAGCTGGAGGAGCAGAAGAGGCTAGAGCTGGAAGAATTAAGgcaacatgaaaatgaaaaacagcgACAAGAAGACGAACCAAATTGTATGGAGGACCAAaaagaactggaggaaaaaaacaggcaagaaaaacaGAGACAAGAGCTACAGAAAGAGCTTCAAGAAGCTGAAGTGAAACTGAAGGATGAGAAAGAAGCTGAGAGCCTCAAACAACGaaagaaacaggaggaagaaagacagcatttgaaggaggaggaaggagaaaagacagaagaggaacAGCCCCAGCAAGTGCTGGAGAAGCAACAGAAACgggaagagcagagaaaacatAAGCTCACAAAGCAAATGCACATGGAGAGTGAAGACAGTGTGCCACAAGATGGGCTAGAGAAGCAAGATGAACAAAACAAGCAAGAATGGAACAAGCTGGAAGAGCAGAAGATAGACACAGAAGGACAAAATCTTCAGGAAAAGCAACAACAAGAGAAATCCTTAGAACAGAAAGAGGACAAGGATCAGTTGTGTTCTGGAGGGACTGATAAGTACTCAGTAGAGGAGAAGCTCCAAGAAGACTCGAGACCCCTCAAAATCAAACACCCAGAGAAAGGGaataaaacagcagaagaaatgctAGCCCAGAAACTGAAGAGAGAAGTTGAGGCTCAGGAACAAAAGCGAATAGGGGAAGAACTAAGGTGGCAGGAGGTAGACGAAAGGCAAACTGCATCCAGACCCTTTACGTTTCAAGTGTCTTCCGGAGAGAAACAGATCATATTTCAGAAAGTAAATTTGAGCCCAGTCATGCCTATCAAAGGAGCTGGACTCTCTTCTTCATCCATCAAAGACTACAGGATGCACACTTCCAGCAAGGGCTCTCATACACTCTCGACATCTGTGTGTGTCCCCCATACAGCCATTTTGGTTACTGGAGCACAGCTCTGTGGCACAGCAGTTAACTTGAACCAGATAAAGGACACAGCCTGTAAATCATTACTTGgcttaacagaagaaagaaaaaatgtggaTATGCCTTCACCAGAGAAAGCCCAGAAGAGAACCCCAGATCCCAGACCTAGCAGCAGTAAGATGAGATACGCACAAGAGACGTTGAACAACCAAGCCATATTAGCCGAGTGGGCCTCTATCCGCTCTAGAATCCTCAAGAATGCAGAGAACAGCAAATATAACGAGAGAGACCGAGTAAGTGTCTGCAGACACAGTGATGACTGGACTccccgaggacgaggtgctcctCATGGTAACTTGAGGAAGACCCTATCTGCAAATGCAAAGTTCTCGATAACACCAGCATGGCAGAAATTTTCAGAAGCTCCAAAAAACAATTCAGACACTGAGACTGTAAGTGCGgcaaaaggcaaagaaacagtGACTGTGGGGAGAAACGTGGGCTCATCCACTGATTCAAATGAGGAAGTGGCTGCTACTCTTAAGGATAACTTAACTGAAATGGCTAAGGAGAAAATGGAAACCCATAGTGAAATGACAGACAACACAGAAGGCTGTAAATTTGCAAAAGATCTTCCATCTTTTCTCGTTCCAAGTTTTCCTCGTTCTCCAGGCAAAGAATTACCCCAGTCAGAATTCCCAGGTGCTCTGGAAAATCAGCAGAATAACAGCACGAGAAAAACAGATAAATCAGCACCgaatggagaagaaaatgtttcGCCTTTTGGAATAAAGTTACGGAGGACAAACTACTCTTTACGTTTCCATTATGATCAACAGgtagagcaaaggaaaaagaaaagatacagtgCAGGAGATAGTTTTGACGGTGTGCCTGACCCACTAGTTACaacagaaagtgaaaaagaaaccaCTGTTTTTGCTTCACAAGAGAGTACGTCCGCTGGCATGGGAAGAGCAAATGTTCCTGGTAATTTAAAAGATTTGAAAGACTCTCCAACTCCTGTGTTGGAGATTTCACAACCAGCGGCCGCTCCACTGGTCCTACCAGCCACTAGCCAGAGTGCTTTCCCTACTCATGAGAAACCTGCATCCAAGTCACTGGTCACACAGAAACCTGCTTTAGCTCCAAAGCCCACCAGCCAGACGCCACCATCGTCTCCTCTCTCTAAAATGAACAGATCAAACCTAGCTGAGGTTGCCCCTCTAGGGCAAAAGTTGGTTAAAGCTGAATCAGAAGgtagctggaaaagagaagacaaagtAAATGCAGTGTCCCCTGCAGTACTGAATGAGTacaaaaatgaagaggaagaaaccaGAGAAAAGAAGTCATTTTTCCCATCTATAAGTATCccatggagagagaaaaatgacaaaaagcctGAGCCACTGAAAAAAG aaaaaccaGTCCTCCAGAGCAGACATTCTTTAGATGGCTCTAAATTGATGGAAAAAGTTGAAACTTCACAACCGCTTTGGATTACATTAGCGCTGCAAAAACAGAAGGGATTTCGTGAGCAGCAGGCTACTAGGGAAGAGAGGAGACAAGCCAGAGAGGCAAAGCAAGCAGAGAAGCTGgctaaagaaaat GCTGCTCTAAGCAGTCAGTCAGATaataaaagcagcagtagcaaagCAAGCACCCTGCAGAAATCCACACCtcaagaaggggagaagaaaactgagaCTGCTGTGTCAAGACTAGAAAGAAGGGAGCAGCTGAAGAAGTCTAATACCCTTCCAACTTCGGTGACAG TGGAGATTTCAGATTCTGTTCCATCAACTCCACTGGCAAAAGAGGTGGCCAAGAGATTCTCTACGCCTGATGCTAACCCTGTGTCAACAGAACCAGCCTGGCTTGCGTTAGccaagaggaaagcaaaagcttGGAGTGACTGTCCACAGATCATTAAGTAA
- the AASDH gene encoding beta-alanine-activating enzyme isoform X1 — protein MTLQEMVNEAASLYPDRKAVWFDECNGKPAVFYTYATVVKLAVELTAFLQKHCSHRGKCEIGLYCYPGINLPSWIIGILQVPAAYSPVDPDAPPILSSYFMKKCSLQYILVENDKINKFKMSHEGWFHHSSSTIEHIGLTLFQISWSSADTSSQLDSVKIKYEPFKAMGNLQPGYTVCPDQLEVKMSKGGYMDIGQKYSLAYVLHTSGTTGIPKIVRVPHKCIVPNIQHLKSIFEITQDDMLFLASSLTFDPSVVELFIALTSGASLLIVPNTIKMMPVKLCAALFHHHRVTVLQTTPTLLRRFGAHIIKSTVLSAKTSLRVLALGGEAFPALNLLKSWKHEENKTSIFNLYGITEVSSWATCYKIPEEVFSADFRNDFPVPLGSPLLGTAVEVRDTSGSAVLEGEGQIFIGGEERICFLDDEITVPFGTMRETGDFVSVQDAKMVFLGRKDNQIKRHGKRFNIEYLQQTAEDLHQVEACAVTWYQQEKLILFVVPKDNFEERETLKELQKHLPTHAVPDELVLIKALPLTSHGKIDMSELNKIYQNHLNSRRRDRKLSGVEELWERLQYLWKSVLGLLDDSTEISKDSRFLYSGGDSLKALRFYEEIEILVGRAVPGLLEVILSCSIEEVYTHILKTLFPSEDQLMSCDNVAKRKLSEISGEEFRGKSIKLKSERYFEVPPGLISFIALSRGNRLFSMNSSKSFTQPNNMVQVGMELRQQPSFLHLLSPSARKSQEQEYDMEESRSLTVTNKANKTDTCSIQPVHAECNPGTVAKLALCIRWKSNTRKCVDASPLVIIPFTDEVSASVYVGSHSHTMQAIDLDLGEIKWERNLGDRIESSACVSTCGQFIVVGCYDGLVYVLQSSDGEIHWTFVTEDAVKSSAVVDPSTGLVYVGSHDQHVYALDIYKKMCIWKIHCEGGAVFSSPCLSFFPHHLYVATLGGLLLAVNPATGNKIWKSSLGKPLFSSPHCNEKYVYVGCVDGNLYCLTHSGEKAWQFSTNGPVFSSPCISSLTKQEIFFGSHDCFIYCCNMEGSLVWKFEATASVYGTPFVFQRDDLKNKILLAAVSTDGKVWILNAKSGTAEGIDKLPGEIFSSPVVWGTKLVVGCRNDYVYCLDLYITGKKEQLKC, from the exons ATGACTCTTCAGGAAATGGTGAATGAGGCAGCCAGCCTGTATCCGGATAGAAAAGCCGTTTGGTTTGATGAGTGCAATGGCAAACCTGCAGTTTTCTACACATATGCGACAGTAGTTAAGCTTGCGGTGGAATTAACAGCTTTCCTTCAAAAGCACTGCAGTCATCGAGGGAAATGTGAAATAGGTCTTTACTGCTATCCGGGAATAAACTTACCATCTTGGATCATAGG AATCCTTCAAGTTCCAGCTGCTTATTCTCCTGTTGATCCAGACGCACCACCAATATTATCCAGCTACTTCATGAAGAAATGCAGCCTTCAATATATTCTTGTTGAGAATGACAAAATAAAT AAATTCAAGATGTCCCATGAGGGCTGGTTTCACCACAGTTCTTCCACAATAGAACATATTGGTTTAACTCTCTTCCAAATTAGCTGGAGCAGTGCTGATACAAGTTCCCAACTAGACAGtgtaaaaattaaatatgaacCCTTCAAAGCTATGGGTAACTTGCAGCCAGGTTATACTGTCTGCCCAGATCAACTTGAAGTAAAGATGTCGAAAGGAGGATACATGGACATTGGCCAGAAATACTCTTTAGCGTACGTCTTGCATACATCAGGAACTACGGGGATCCCCAAAATAGTCAGAGTACCTCATAAATGTATAGTGCCAAATATTCAGCATCTTAA ATCCATATTTGAGATCACACAGGATGATATGCTGTTCCTGGCTTCTTCTCTAACGTTTGACCCATCTGTGGTTGAACTGTTCATTGCTCTGACAAGCGGCGCCTCTCTTCTTATAGTACCAAACACTATTAAAATGATGCCTGTGAAGCTATGTGCTGCTCTATTTCATCACCATCGTGTGACAGTGTTGCAG ACAACGCCAACACTTCTCAGAAGGTTTGGAGCTCACATTATTAAATCAACCGTGTTGTCTGCAAAAACTTCACTCCGTGTCTTAGCCCTTGGTGGTGAAGCATTTCCTGCACTGAATCTCTTGAAAAGTTGGAAGCACGAGGAGaacaaaacaagtatttttaatcTGTATGGTATTACTGAGGTGTCCAGCTGGGCCACTTGCTACAAGATTCCTGAAGAGGTTTTTAGTGCTGATTTTCG AAATGATTTCCCTGTACCTTTGGGTTCACCGCTTCTTGGAACAGCAGTTGAGGTCAGAGATACCAGTGGTTCTGCAGTTCTAGAAGGCGAGGGACAAATATTTATAG GTGGTGAAGAACGGATCTGTTTTCTTGATGATGAAATAACTGTACCCTTTGGCACAATGAGAGAAACAGGGGATTTTGTAAGCGTGCAGGATGCGAAGATGGTCTTCCTGGGTCGGAAAGACAATCAAATTAAACGTCATGGCAAACGATTTAATATTGAATACTTGCAGCAG ACTGCGGAAGATCTTCATCAGGTAGAAGCTTGTGCGGTGACCTGGTATCAGCAGGAAAAACTTATCCTGTTTGTTGTACCTAAAGACAATTTTGAAGAGAGAGAAACTCTTAAAGAACTTCAGAAACATCTACCAACTCATGCAGTCCCTGATGAACTTGTACTGATTAAAGCTTTGCCTTTAACATCACATG gCAAAATTGATATGTCTGAGCTGAACAAGATTTACCAGAACCATCTAAACTCCAGAAGACGTGACAGAAAGCTGAGTGGCGTAGAGGAATTGTGGGAAAGACTGCAGTATTTGTGGAAG tCTGTTCTGGGTCTCCTAGATGATTCCACAGAAATTTCTAAAGATTCAAGATTTCTCTACAGTGGTGGAGACTCCTTAAAGGCTCTAAGATTTTACGAAGAAATTGAGATTCTAGTAGGCAGAGCTgttcctgggctccttgaagttATTCTCAGCTGCTCGATTGAAGAGGTTTATACACATATTCTTAAAACTCTGTTTCCAAGTGAAGACCAATTAATGAGTTGTGACAATGTTGCGAAAAGGAAATTAAGTGAGATCAGTGGAGAAGAATTCCGTGGAAAGTCCATTAAACTGAAATCTGAAAGATACTTTGAAGTTCCTCCTGGGTTAATTTCATTTATTGCACTGAGCCGAGGAAATCGGTTGTTTTCTATGAATTCCTCCAAGTCCTTTACGCAACCCAATAATATGGTGCAGGTAGGAATGGAACTGAGACAACAGCCATCCTTTCTGCATTTACTGTCACCAAGCGCAAGGAAAAGCCAAGAGCAAGAGTATGACATGGAGGAGAGCAGAAGTTTAACAGTTACCAACAAGGCAAATAAAACCGACACTTGCTCTATACAGCCAGTCCATGCAGAATGTAATCCTGGAACAGTGGCTAAGTTGGCATTATGCATAAGATGGAAGTCAAATACAAGAAAGTGTGTTGATGCATCACCATTGGTTATAATACCATTTACAGATGAAGTATCTGCATCTGTATATGTTGGCTCTCACTCTCATACAATGCAGGCAATTGATCTAGATTTGGGAGAAATAAAGTGGGAGAGGAATCTTGGAGATCGTATTGAATCTTCTGCCTGTGTATCTACGTGTGGACAATTCATTGTTGTTG GCTGTTATGACGGCTTAGTATATGTGCTCCAAAGCAGCGATGGCGAAATACATTGGACTTTTGTCACAGAGGACGCTGTGAAAAGCTCTGCGGTTGTAGATCCTTCTACTGGATTAGTCTATGTAGGATCGCATGACCAACATGTGTACGCTTTGGATATTTAT AAGAAGATGTGTATATGGAAGATCCATTGCGAAGGTGGAgctgtgttttcttctccttgtctAAGTTTTTTTCCACATCATCTTTATGTTGCTACACTAGGAGGACTATTATTGGCTGTAAACCCT GCGACTGGAAATAAGATTTGGAAAAGCTCCCTGGGAAAACcactcttctcctctcctcactGCAATGAGAAGTATGTTTATGTTGGATGTGTGGATGGAAACTTATATTGTTTGACTCATTCTGGAGAAAAG GCTTGGCAGTTTTCCACTAATGGCCCAGTGTTTTCATCTCCATGCATCTCAAGTTTAACtaagcaagaaatattttttggctCCCATGACTGCTTTATCTACTGCTGTAATATGGAAGGTAGTTTAGTGTGGAAATTCGAAGCTACTGCAAGTGTATATGGAACACCATTCGTTTTCCAACGTGATGACTTAAAGAACAAAATTCTTTTAGCAGCGGTATCTACAGATGGCAAAGTGTGGATCCTGAATGCCAAGAGTGGAACAGCAGAAGGAATAGATAAGCTCCCAGGAGAGATTTTCTCTTCCCCTGTAGTATGGGGAACAAAGCTTGTTGTTGGCTGTAGAAATGATTATGTTTATTGCCTAGATTTGtatataacaggaaaaaaagaacagctaaaATGTTAG
- the AASDH gene encoding beta-alanine-activating enzyme isoform X2, whose amino-acid sequence MKKCSLQYILVENDKINKFKMSHEGWFHHSSSTIEHIGLTLFQISWSSADTSSQLDSVKIKYEPFKAMGNLQPGYTVCPDQLEVKMSKGGYMDIGQKYSLAYVLHTSGTTGIPKIVRVPHKCIVPNIQHLKSIFEITQDDMLFLASSLTFDPSVVELFIALTSGASLLIVPNTIKMMPVKLCAALFHHHRVTVLQTTPTLLRRFGAHIIKSTVLSAKTSLRVLALGGEAFPALNLLKSWKHEENKTSIFNLYGITEVSSWATCYKIPEEVFSADFRNDFPVPLGSPLLGTAVEVRDTSGSAVLEGEGQIFIGGEERICFLDDEITVPFGTMRETGDFVSVQDAKMVFLGRKDNQIKRHGKRFNIEYLQQTAEDLHQVEACAVTWYQQEKLILFVVPKDNFEERETLKELQKHLPTHAVPDELVLIKALPLTSHGKIDMSELNKIYQNHLNSRRRDRKLSGVEELWERLQYLWKSVLGLLDDSTEISKDSRFLYSGGDSLKALRFYEEIEILVGRAVPGLLEVILSCSIEEVYTHILKTLFPSEDQLMSCDNVAKRKLSEISGEEFRGKSIKLKSERYFEVPPGLISFIALSRGNRLFSMNSSKSFTQPNNMVQVGMELRQQPSFLHLLSPSARKSQEQEYDMEESRSLTVTNKANKTDTCSIQPVHAECNPGTVAKLALCIRWKSNTRKCVDASPLVIIPFTDEVSASVYVGSHSHTMQAIDLDLGEIKWERNLGDRIESSACVSTCGQFIVVGCYDGLVYVLQSSDGEIHWTFVTEDAVKSSAVVDPSTGLVYVGSHDQHVYALDIYKKMCIWKIHCEGGAVFSSPCLSFFPHHLYVATLGGLLLAVNPATGNKIWKSSLGKPLFSSPHCNEKYVYVGCVDGNLYCLTHSGEKAWQFSTNGPVFSSPCISSLTKQEIFFGSHDCFIYCCNMEGSLVWKFEATASVYGTPFVFQRDDLKNKILLAAVSTDGKVWILNAKSGTAEGIDKLPGEIFSSPVVWGTKLVVGCRNDYVYCLDLYITGKKEQLKC is encoded by the exons ATGAAGAAATGCAGCCTTCAATATATTCTTGTTGAGAATGACAAAATAAAT AAATTCAAGATGTCCCATGAGGGCTGGTTTCACCACAGTTCTTCCACAATAGAACATATTGGTTTAACTCTCTTCCAAATTAGCTGGAGCAGTGCTGATACAAGTTCCCAACTAGACAGtgtaaaaattaaatatgaacCCTTCAAAGCTATGGGTAACTTGCAGCCAGGTTATACTGTCTGCCCAGATCAACTTGAAGTAAAGATGTCGAAAGGAGGATACATGGACATTGGCCAGAAATACTCTTTAGCGTACGTCTTGCATACATCAGGAACTACGGGGATCCCCAAAATAGTCAGAGTACCTCATAAATGTATAGTGCCAAATATTCAGCATCTTAA ATCCATATTTGAGATCACACAGGATGATATGCTGTTCCTGGCTTCTTCTCTAACGTTTGACCCATCTGTGGTTGAACTGTTCATTGCTCTGACAAGCGGCGCCTCTCTTCTTATAGTACCAAACACTATTAAAATGATGCCTGTGAAGCTATGTGCTGCTCTATTTCATCACCATCGTGTGACAGTGTTGCAG ACAACGCCAACACTTCTCAGAAGGTTTGGAGCTCACATTATTAAATCAACCGTGTTGTCTGCAAAAACTTCACTCCGTGTCTTAGCCCTTGGTGGTGAAGCATTTCCTGCACTGAATCTCTTGAAAAGTTGGAAGCACGAGGAGaacaaaacaagtatttttaatcTGTATGGTATTACTGAGGTGTCCAGCTGGGCCACTTGCTACAAGATTCCTGAAGAGGTTTTTAGTGCTGATTTTCG AAATGATTTCCCTGTACCTTTGGGTTCACCGCTTCTTGGAACAGCAGTTGAGGTCAGAGATACCAGTGGTTCTGCAGTTCTAGAAGGCGAGGGACAAATATTTATAG GTGGTGAAGAACGGATCTGTTTTCTTGATGATGAAATAACTGTACCCTTTGGCACAATGAGAGAAACAGGGGATTTTGTAAGCGTGCAGGATGCGAAGATGGTCTTCCTGGGTCGGAAAGACAATCAAATTAAACGTCATGGCAAACGATTTAATATTGAATACTTGCAGCAG ACTGCGGAAGATCTTCATCAGGTAGAAGCTTGTGCGGTGACCTGGTATCAGCAGGAAAAACTTATCCTGTTTGTTGTACCTAAAGACAATTTTGAAGAGAGAGAAACTCTTAAAGAACTTCAGAAACATCTACCAACTCATGCAGTCCCTGATGAACTTGTACTGATTAAAGCTTTGCCTTTAACATCACATG gCAAAATTGATATGTCTGAGCTGAACAAGATTTACCAGAACCATCTAAACTCCAGAAGACGTGACAGAAAGCTGAGTGGCGTAGAGGAATTGTGGGAAAGACTGCAGTATTTGTGGAAG tCTGTTCTGGGTCTCCTAGATGATTCCACAGAAATTTCTAAAGATTCAAGATTTCTCTACAGTGGTGGAGACTCCTTAAAGGCTCTAAGATTTTACGAAGAAATTGAGATTCTAGTAGGCAGAGCTgttcctgggctccttgaagttATTCTCAGCTGCTCGATTGAAGAGGTTTATACACATATTCTTAAAACTCTGTTTCCAAGTGAAGACCAATTAATGAGTTGTGACAATGTTGCGAAAAGGAAATTAAGTGAGATCAGTGGAGAAGAATTCCGTGGAAAGTCCATTAAACTGAAATCTGAAAGATACTTTGAAGTTCCTCCTGGGTTAATTTCATTTATTGCACTGAGCCGAGGAAATCGGTTGTTTTCTATGAATTCCTCCAAGTCCTTTACGCAACCCAATAATATGGTGCAGGTAGGAATGGAACTGAGACAACAGCCATCCTTTCTGCATTTACTGTCACCAAGCGCAAGGAAAAGCCAAGAGCAAGAGTATGACATGGAGGAGAGCAGAAGTTTAACAGTTACCAACAAGGCAAATAAAACCGACACTTGCTCTATACAGCCAGTCCATGCAGAATGTAATCCTGGAACAGTGGCTAAGTTGGCATTATGCATAAGATGGAAGTCAAATACAAGAAAGTGTGTTGATGCATCACCATTGGTTATAATACCATTTACAGATGAAGTATCTGCATCTGTATATGTTGGCTCTCACTCTCATACAATGCAGGCAATTGATCTAGATTTGGGAGAAATAAAGTGGGAGAGGAATCTTGGAGATCGTATTGAATCTTCTGCCTGTGTATCTACGTGTGGACAATTCATTGTTGTTG GCTGTTATGACGGCTTAGTATATGTGCTCCAAAGCAGCGATGGCGAAATACATTGGACTTTTGTCACAGAGGACGCTGTGAAAAGCTCTGCGGTTGTAGATCCTTCTACTGGATTAGTCTATGTAGGATCGCATGACCAACATGTGTACGCTTTGGATATTTAT AAGAAGATGTGTATATGGAAGATCCATTGCGAAGGTGGAgctgtgttttcttctccttgtctAAGTTTTTTTCCACATCATCTTTATGTTGCTACACTAGGAGGACTATTATTGGCTGTAAACCCT GCGACTGGAAATAAGATTTGGAAAAGCTCCCTGGGAAAACcactcttctcctctcctcactGCAATGAGAAGTATGTTTATGTTGGATGTGTGGATGGAAACTTATATTGTTTGACTCATTCTGGAGAAAAG GCTTGGCAGTTTTCCACTAATGGCCCAGTGTTTTCATCTCCATGCATCTCAAGTTTAACtaagcaagaaatattttttggctCCCATGACTGCTTTATCTACTGCTGTAATATGGAAGGTAGTTTAGTGTGGAAATTCGAAGCTACTGCAAGTGTATATGGAACACCATTCGTTTTCCAACGTGATGACTTAAAGAACAAAATTCTTTTAGCAGCGGTATCTACAGATGGCAAAGTGTGGATCCTGAATGCCAAGAGTGGAACAGCAGAAGGAATAGATAAGCTCCCAGGAGAGATTTTCTCTTCCCCTGTAGTATGGGGAACAAAGCTTGTTGTTGGCTGTAGAAATGATTATGTTTATTGCCTAGATTTGtatataacaggaaaaaaagaacagctaaaATGTTAG